The Engystomops pustulosus chromosome 4, aEngPut4.maternal, whole genome shotgun sequence genome contains a region encoding:
- the LOC140128759 gene encoding olfactory receptor 10C1-like, with translation MPDGFRRTEDPDHESLQSTNNITSIFLLGFPNLQNYKFLFFSLLVLIYCGTISGNLLIMVLYLVNKTLQSPMYFFITQLSLCDLLLTTDIVPVLLHTILHGGSTITLIECITQFFFFSNSEFSECILLSVMSYDRYVAICNPLRYNSIMSHTSCVISAGVIWAMSFLGTLSYVISICNLYFCGPNVIDHFYCDFEPLVQLSCSDTSMIHRWILIMGFFTVLVPFIVIVTSYVYIVIAILKIPSNTGRHKAFSTCSSHLIVVSIFYGTLMIVYIFPTKGDTVTISKVLSLIYTVLTPLLNPIIYTLRNRDFKEAFLKINLVFCSEHVVI, from the coding sequence ATGCCAGACGGGTTCAGAAGAACAGAAGACCCTGACCATGAGAGCCTCCAATCCACCAATAATATCACCTCCATTTTCCTTCTGGGATTTCCTAATCTTCAAAATTACAAATTTctcttcttctccctcctggttCTTATATACTGTGGGACAATATCAGGAAACCTTCTTATCATGGTCTTGTATCTAGTGAATAAAACCCTTcagtcccccatgtacttcttcattacaCAGCTGTCATTGTGTGACCTCCTGCTGACCACAGACATTGTCCCCGTCCTTCTTCACACCATACTGCATGGAGGAAGTACTATCACTCTCATCGAATGTATCACCCAGTTTTTCTTTTTCTCAAACTCTGAATTCTCGGAATGTATTTTGCTgtcggtgatgtcctatgaccggtatgtggccatctgtaaccccctcaGATACAACTCTATCATGAGTCATACATCTTGTGTGATATCGGCCGGGGTCATTTGGGCGATGAGTTTTCTGGGAACATTGAGCTACGTAATTTCTATATGTAATCTGTATTTCTGTGGACCAAATGTTATTGACCATTTCTACTGTGACTTTGAACCTCTAGTTCAGCTTTCCTGCTCCGACACTTCCATGATTCATAGATGGATTCTCATAATGGGATTCTTTACAGTTTTGGTGCCTTTTATAGTAATAGTGACGTCCTATGTGTACATTGTCATCGCCATCCTGAAGATCCCATCCAATACCGGAAGacataaagccttctccacctgtagctcccacctcattgtcgTCTCCATATTTTATGGGACTTTAATGATTGTCTATATTTTTCCAACCAAAGGTGACACAGTGACCATAAGTAAGGTCTTATCTCTGATTTATACTGTGCTGACCCCACTGCTtaaccccatcatatacaccctgAGGAACAGAGACTTCAAAGAGGCTTTTCTTAAGATTAACCTTGTCTTCTGCTCTGAGCATGTAGTCATCTAA